The following are from one region of the Paenibacillus sp. KS-LC4 genome:
- a CDS encoding sugar ABC transporter permease: MNRSTAHIAQSTAKIKKSSSFKGRWNAPLAGYLFISPWLIGFLALTAYPLFLSLYYSFTDYTLMQPMQWIGTRNYERIFTADPKFIQSAKVTFTYVLASVPLKLIAALFVAMILSKAVKGISIYRTAIYFPSLIGGSIGVSLLWRNIFGVDGVFNKLIAVFGFEGKGWITNPDTALGTLILLTVWQFGSTMVIFLAGLKQIPNDLYEASSVDGANKISQFFKITLPMLSPIIYFNLIMAVIGAFQMFTSAFVITNGGPMNATYVYALYLYERAFSRYELGYASALAWIMLLAIVAATAFISYTSKYWVFYETDTGGRKRK, translated from the coding sequence ATGAATCGTTCTACAGCCCATATAGCCCAAAGTACGGCGAAAATAAAAAAAAGCTCATCCTTCAAGGGCAGATGGAACGCTCCGCTAGCAGGCTATTTGTTTATTTCACCCTGGCTGATCGGTTTTCTCGCACTTACGGCGTACCCGTTATTTTTATCTTTGTACTATTCTTTTACCGACTATACTTTGATGCAGCCGATGCAGTGGATCGGTACCCGAAATTATGAGCGTATTTTTACGGCAGACCCGAAATTCATTCAATCCGCTAAAGTAACCTTTACTTATGTGCTGGCGTCCGTGCCTTTGAAGCTAATAGCCGCTCTCTTTGTAGCTATGATCTTAAGTAAGGCCGTAAAAGGGATCAGCATCTACCGCACAGCGATTTATTTCCCGTCGCTCATTGGAGGCAGTATCGGGGTATCCCTGCTCTGGCGCAATATTTTTGGCGTAGATGGGGTTTTTAACAAACTGATTGCTGTCTTTGGCTTTGAAGGAAAGGGCTGGATTACTAATCCCGATACGGCGCTTGGCACGTTGATTCTGCTGACGGTCTGGCAATTCGGATCTACGATGGTTATTTTTCTGGCAGGACTCAAGCAAATTCCGAATGATCTGTACGAGGCTTCTTCTGTAGATGGGGCAAATAAAATATCTCAATTTTTCAAAATCACGCTGCCGATGCTTTCACCGATTATTTATTTCAACCTGATCATGGCAGTCATTGGTGCTTTCCAAATGTTCACCTCCGCTTTTGTAATCACAAACGGCGGGCCGATGAATGCGACATATGTTTATGCGTTGTACTTGTATGAGAGGGCATTCAGCCGTTACGAGCTGGGATATGCTTCGGCACTTGCCTGGATCATGCTATTGGCCATTGTTGCTGCTACTGCCTTTATTTCCTACACCTCGAAGTATTGGGTATTCTATGAAACAGACACTGGAGGGAGAAAACGCAAATGA
- a CDS encoding amidohydrolase family protein: MKIIDAHVHYSNIAAFKETAQTLAAIDYTASGLLEEFRNAGVIAGVGMGVTETVEGAFPDSAALNPMLLDLSGQLPDNLFTCVGINPLTLHLDGQLEALEHSLRSKDVVGIKLYAGYYHYNVGDEIYDPVYRLASTYELPIVIHGGLTYSDKGLLKYSHPLSMEETFLKHRNLTFMLCHLGDPWVMETAALLEKNPNLYADLSGWIVGDAAKVERLLLEQTYTDHFRRAIVFAEKYDRLVFGTDWPLVPLDAYIQFVKHLIPEAHWGDVFYNNALRVFPKLKQLLGEE, from the coding sequence ATGAAAATTATAGATGCACATGTCCATTATTCTAATATTGCCGCCTTTAAAGAGACGGCACAAACTTTGGCAGCTATTGATTACACAGCAAGCGGTTTGCTAGAGGAGTTTAGAAACGCTGGAGTCATAGCAGGTGTGGGGATGGGCGTTACAGAAACGGTTGAGGGGGCATTCCCTGATTCCGCAGCCCTTAATCCCATGCTGCTTGATTTGAGCGGACAGCTTCCTGACAATCTGTTTACTTGTGTCGGTATTAATCCTTTAACTTTGCATCTGGATGGTCAGCTCGAAGCGCTGGAGCATTCGTTGCGCTCGAAGGATGTCGTTGGTATTAAGCTGTATGCAGGCTACTACCACTACAATGTAGGTGATGAAATTTATGACCCGGTATATCGGCTCGCTTCCACTTACGAGCTTCCTATCGTCATTCATGGAGGACTGACTTATTCGGACAAAGGCTTGCTCAAATATTCGCATCCGCTGTCTATGGAAGAAACCTTTTTGAAGCATCGTAATCTTACCTTTATGCTTTGTCATCTCGGTGATCCCTGGGTTATGGAAACAGCCGCATTGCTGGAAAAAAATCCGAATCTCTATGCGGATCTATCGGGCTGGATAGTAGGCGATGCTGCGAAGGTGGAACGGTTGCTGCTGGAGCAAACGTATACGGATCATTTCCGACGTGCCATTGTGTTTGCCGAAAAATATGACCGGCTTGTGTTCGGTACCGATTGGCCGCTTGTTCCATTGGATGCCTACATCCAGTTTGTAAAGCATCTCATTCCTGAGGCTCACTGGGGGGATGTTTTTTATAACAATGCGCTACGGGTATTTCCGAAGCTGAAACAGCTGCTTGGAGAAGAGTAG
- a CDS encoding tetratricopeptide repeat protein → MEDGKYSKDWPHDWIKKIRSRPARHGLSKRMRQVDLAKRVGVDPRTVQQWENGDRLPSVGSLKRMIQAFWDEGLFLEGDTRQEAEELWFAVKRFSEARSTTSREFPDFDAAWFETLLTIEENERKAAGSAPCPLNTTARLPRLPSLFVGRSQSRADLENRLNVHSLVSIVGPGGIGKTSLAVQVASTLAEKYPHGILMFEFGDINDPLGLVQLLLSMLGLQNQANRTDLQMVQEALSNQKMLFIFDNCEHVIDASAVLVESLLASLPELTILVTSREPLNISGESVYRIPPLSFPADEHSLLELSEQEIMTFEAVKLFLERARIVAPQFQLTLPNIRLVGAICKKLEGIPLAIELAVVRMNMLTLEQIEERLTNLLTLLTAGKRTASPRQQTLKSTIDWSYDLLTGKEQLLLKRLSVFSGGFTLEAAEEICACELGMQSQEEGITSEIMLDLLSGLVNKSLVSTEIGEDYRFIRYFMLETIKEYAAGKLREERDDRKRHLLFERHVRYYSEYLVLTEPKFRTRQRDACIEEVRQEYANLRSALQWAHSNPQAQSTGLHMVSNLYWFWLHEGRLKEGLLWLDRFLGSEAHERGVPCADTAKALHGRGVILFILGNVENAMVEAERTVDLARALKESSLLATSLRLLAFLHIKQKRLEEAESLVQQSVDIARSRGELWNLASSLHAYGKLKLEQKNYLAASVLLNESVYFFETVQDQWEVCGPYESLGYSALKLGQTADSIEWFKKCISASQIYRGDWVLSRSIEGLAIALWAKKAYSEAAILLGAAEKGRQSLGGEAMPNFPAEHAEAIIDLQQVFAGQELHELWSKGREMTRSQALAYSLDI, encoded by the coding sequence ATGGAAGACGGGAAATATTCAAAGGATTGGCCTCATGATTGGATTAAAAAAATTCGTTCAAGACCTGCCCGGCACGGCTTATCCAAACGGATGCGGCAAGTGGACTTGGCAAAGCGGGTGGGCGTCGATCCGCGGACGGTACAGCAATGGGAAAATGGAGATCGTCTTCCTAGCGTGGGTAGCCTCAAACGCATGATCCAAGCCTTTTGGGATGAAGGACTTTTCCTAGAAGGTGATACGCGTCAAGAGGCGGAGGAGCTTTGGTTTGCCGTAAAGCGATTTTCGGAGGCGCGTTCGACGACGTCGCGGGAGTTTCCTGATTTCGATGCTGCCTGGTTTGAAACGCTGCTTACTATAGAAGAGAACGAGAGGAAAGCAGCAGGTTCCGCGCCATGTCCATTAAACACCACAGCTCGGTTGCCACGACTCCCTTCGCTCTTCGTTGGCCGAAGCCAGTCCAGAGCTGATTTGGAGAACCGGTTGAACGTTCACTCCCTAGTCTCCATCGTGGGACCCGGAGGAATCGGCAAAACATCCCTTGCCGTTCAGGTGGCTTCAACGCTCGCAGAAAAGTACCCGCATGGAATTTTAATGTTCGAATTTGGCGATATAAATGATCCGCTTGGCTTGGTGCAGTTGCTTTTGTCCATGCTGGGGCTGCAAAATCAAGCGAACCGGACCGATCTTCAAATGGTACAGGAGGCCTTGTCCAATCAAAAAATGCTGTTTATTTTTGACAATTGCGAACATGTCATCGACGCCAGTGCAGTTCTGGTCGAATCGCTACTGGCAAGCTTGCCGGAGCTAACGATTCTTGTTACCAGCCGGGAACCATTAAATATATCCGGGGAGTCTGTCTACCGAATCCCTCCATTATCGTTCCCCGCAGACGAGCATTCGCTACTGGAGCTTTCCGAACAGGAAATCATGACCTTTGAAGCTGTAAAGCTTTTTTTAGAGCGGGCGCGTATTGTGGCTCCCCAGTTTCAGCTCACGTTGCCGAACATCAGACTTGTTGGCGCCATTTGCAAAAAGCTGGAGGGTATTCCGTTAGCCATTGAACTGGCGGTTGTCCGGATGAACATGCTGACACTGGAACAAATAGAAGAACGCCTGACAAATCTGTTGACCTTGTTGACTGCGGGCAAACGAACGGCTTCGCCACGGCAGCAAACCCTGAAATCCACGATCGACTGGAGCTACGATTTGTTGACTGGCAAGGAGCAACTGCTTTTAAAGCGTCTTAGCGTATTTTCCGGAGGGTTCACTTTAGAGGCAGCGGAAGAGATTTGCGCCTGCGAGCTCGGAATGCAAAGCCAGGAAGAAGGCATCACTTCGGAAATCATGCTCGATCTGTTGTCTGGCCTTGTCAACAAGTCTCTCGTCTCTACTGAGATTGGCGAGGACTACCGCTTTATTCGTTATTTCATGCTGGAAACCATCAAGGAATACGCAGCCGGGAAGCTGCGGGAGGAACGCGATGACCGTAAACGTCACCTCCTTTTCGAGCGCCATGTTCGTTATTACAGTGAATATTTGGTACTTACGGAGCCTAAGTTCAGAACTCGCCAGCGCGACGCTTGTATTGAAGAAGTGAGGCAGGAGTATGCGAATTTGCGCTCCGCTCTCCAGTGGGCCCACTCCAATCCGCAAGCTCAATCGACTGGACTTCACATGGTCTCAAACCTCTATTGGTTCTGGCTCCATGAAGGCAGGCTTAAGGAAGGACTGCTCTGGCTGGATCGCTTCCTTGGCAGCGAGGCTCATGAAAGAGGAGTGCCTTGCGCCGATACCGCAAAAGCCTTGCATGGACGAGGCGTCATTCTATTTATTTTAGGAAATGTTGAGAATGCTATGGTTGAAGCGGAGCGTACTGTAGATCTTGCCCGCGCTTTAAAAGAAAGCTCTCTCTTGGCTACCTCCCTTCGCTTGCTCGCGTTTCTTCACATCAAACAGAAACGCCTAGAGGAAGCCGAATCGCTGGTACAGCAGAGCGTCGACATTGCAAGATCCAGAGGAGAGTTGTGGAATTTGGCCTCCTCCTTGCATGCTTATGGGAAGCTCAAATTGGAGCAAAAAAATTATCTTGCAGCATCTGTGCTTCTCAACGAGAGTGTGTATTTCTTTGAAACGGTCCAGGACCAATGGGAAGTATGCGGCCCTTACGAAAGCCTAGGCTATTCCGCTTTAAAGCTTGGGCAAACGGCCGATTCCATTGAATGGTTTAAAAAATGCATATCCGCAAGCCAAATTTACAGAGGTGATTGGGTTCTTTCTCGCAGTATAGAAGGATTAGCTATCGCTTTATGGGCAAAAAAGGCGTATTCCGAAGCTGCCATTCTTCTCGGAGCCGCAGAGAAAGGCCGCCAAAGCCTCGGCGGGGAGGCCATGCCAAATTTTCCGGCAGAGCACGCAGAGGCTATTATTGATCTACAGCAGGTTTTTGCAGGGCAGGAATTACATGAATTGTGGAGCAAAGGCAGAGAAATGACCCGCTCCCAAGCTCTTGCCTATTCACTGGATATCTAG
- a CDS encoding deoxyribonuclease IV, whose translation MLIGSHVSMGGKKMLLRASEEAASYGANTFLIYTGAPQNSKRKPITDYNIAAGHAHMKKHGISHIVVHAPFLVNLANTINSKVFEYSLSLMCDEIERTEALGSDQIVMHPGSHVGAGVDLGLKKIIEGLNEVLSPKKNVQISLETMAGKGTECGKSFEELARIIDGVTHNERLSICLDTCHVHDAGYDIVHDFDGVLEEFERMIGLKRLKVLHINDSKNERGSRKDRHENIGHGFIGLSALDYIVHHPQLIELPKLLETPSIGKIKYKNPPYRHEIALLRREITVPVLKQLDLESNSDME comes from the coding sequence ATGCTAATTGGCAGTCATGTTTCCATGGGTGGCAAAAAAATGCTGCTTAGAGCAAGTGAAGAAGCTGCATCATATGGTGCTAATACATTTTTGATATATACAGGGGCCCCTCAAAACAGTAAACGAAAGCCCATAACCGACTATAATATTGCAGCGGGTCACGCACATATGAAGAAACATGGGATTAGCCATATCGTTGTTCATGCCCCTTTCTTAGTCAATTTGGCCAATACGATTAATAGTAAAGTGTTTGAATACAGCCTGTCTTTGATGTGTGATGAGATAGAACGGACAGAAGCTCTAGGCTCGGATCAGATTGTTATGCATCCAGGGAGTCATGTAGGCGCAGGAGTAGATTTGGGGCTCAAAAAAATAATAGAAGGACTCAACGAAGTATTATCCCCCAAAAAAAACGTTCAAATTTCTCTTGAGACCATGGCGGGAAAAGGAACCGAATGTGGCAAAAGCTTTGAAGAACTGGCTCGAATTATCGATGGCGTTACACACAATGAACGTTTATCTATATGTCTGGATACTTGCCATGTGCATGATGCCGGTTATGATATCGTCCATGATTTTGATGGTGTGTTAGAGGAATTTGAGCGGATGATCGGTCTAAAACGATTAAAAGTTCTTCATATTAATGATTCCAAGAATGAACGTGGTTCTCGTAAAGATAGACATGAGAACATTGGTCATGGATTCATTGGATTATCGGCACTGGACTACATCGTACACCATCCTCAACTGATTGAATTGCCCAAGCTGTTGGAGACTCCCTCCATAGGAAAAATTAAATATAAGAATCCTCCCTATAGACATGAGATCGCGTTGCTCCGAAGAGAAATAACTGTACCCGTTTTGAAACAACTCGACCTTGAGTCAAATTCAGATATGGAATAG
- a CDS encoding metalloregulator ArsR/SmtB family transcription factor yields the protein MSENNPMRDVFDAIADPTRRRLIQLLAETEEIPLHELTAQFQMGRTAVSKHLTILKEAGLVLDRKVGRETRFRLNASPLREIQDWVGFYSKFWSANMLRLNQLFEEEEE from the coding sequence GTGAGCGAGAACAACCCGATGCGGGATGTGTTTGACGCGATTGCAGATCCAACTAGACGGCGATTGATTCAGCTGCTAGCAGAAACAGAAGAGATTCCGCTGCATGAATTAACGGCACAGTTTCAAATGGGCCGAACAGCCGTATCCAAGCATTTGACAATCCTTAAAGAGGCAGGGCTAGTGCTTGATCGAAAAGTCGGCAGAGAAACAAGATTTAGGCTAAACGCCTCTCCACTTAGAGAAATACAAGATTGGGTAGGTTTCTACAGCAAGTTCTGGAGTGCGAATATGCTGCGCTTGAACCAACTATTTGAGGAGGAAGAAGAATGA
- a CDS encoding extracellular solute-binding protein, with the protein MLKWKRSLTVLAMTALLGTAACSSGVNTTVESTSEPAGTNAESTGAASNEAVKLRIMWWGSQPRHEATLAALDLYTKNNPNVTFEPEYSGMDGYLDKLSTQAAANNAPDVVQLDPGWMPDWMSRKQLVELAPEVDVSKFDEKLLAGGQLDGKQYAVPLGSVAFGMVYDKAAMDKLGIANPVNGWSWDDFFALAKESKSKLPSGQYFTLDYAGNYFMYSAYQYAKGKGQVITNEGHFNVDQATYLDWTKKFEELRKEGLVPPADVNASDKENDPQMDLMAAGKVLFRYSFSNNLGTWDSIKPGAYALVTMPRAEEAGGWLKPSMYLSVSKNSKHAEEAKKFINWFVNAQEAADILQTFRGLPANKEIATSLEASMSDLDKVGLGLLRATEPDGQTWSAGAGGWTNFIDKDWVLVRDQLSFEKVTPEKAFEQLKEAAQSYEK; encoded by the coding sequence ATGTTGAAATGGAAGCGTTCTCTTACAGTCTTGGCGATGACGGCTTTGCTGGGAACGGCGGCATGCAGCAGTGGAGTAAATACAACTGTAGAATCCACTTCAGAGCCTGCTGGTACTAATGCTGAGTCAACAGGCGCAGCTAGCAATGAGGCTGTTAAGCTGCGTATTATGTGGTGGGGGTCCCAGCCGCGCCATGAGGCGACCTTGGCTGCACTGGATTTGTACACGAAGAACAATCCTAATGTTACGTTTGAGCCGGAATACTCAGGCATGGATGGATATTTGGATAAATTATCGACACAGGCTGCAGCTAACAATGCACCAGATGTCGTTCAGCTTGATCCAGGCTGGATGCCGGACTGGATGTCGCGCAAACAATTGGTTGAACTGGCTCCTGAGGTTGATGTAAGCAAATTCGACGAGAAATTGCTGGCAGGAGGTCAACTTGACGGCAAGCAATACGCTGTTCCATTGGGTTCGGTTGCATTCGGTATGGTGTATGACAAGGCTGCTATGGATAAGCTCGGTATTGCAAATCCGGTCAATGGCTGGTCATGGGATGATTTCTTTGCCTTGGCCAAAGAATCCAAGTCCAAGCTGCCAAGTGGACAATATTTCACCTTGGATTATGCAGGTAACTACTTTATGTATTCAGCCTATCAATATGCTAAAGGTAAAGGCCAGGTTATTACGAATGAGGGTCACTTCAATGTAGATCAAGCAACTTATCTGGATTGGACCAAGAAATTTGAAGAGCTGCGCAAGGAGGGACTGGTTCCACCAGCGGACGTGAACGCATCCGACAAGGAAAACGATCCGCAAATGGACTTGATGGCCGCGGGTAAGGTTTTATTCAGGTACAGCTTCTCCAATAATTTGGGCACTTGGGACAGTATTAAACCAGGGGCTTACGCACTTGTAACGATGCCGCGTGCAGAAGAAGCAGGCGGATGGCTAAAGCCATCCATGTACCTGTCCGTCTCCAAAAACTCCAAGCATGCTGAAGAAGCCAAAAAATTCATCAATTGGTTTGTGAATGCTCAGGAAGCAGCTGATATTTTGCAGACATTCCGCGGACTCCCAGCTAATAAAGAAATTGCGACCTCACTGGAAGCAAGCATGAGCGATCTGGATAAGGTTGGTTTGGGTCTGCTCCGTGCGACAGAGCCAGATGGTCAAACCTGGTCGGCCGGAGCAGGTGGCTGGACAAACTTTATTGATAAAGACTGGGTGCTGGTCAGGGATCAGCTCAGTTTTGAAAAAGTGACGCCGGAGAAAGCCTTTGAGCAGTTGAAAGAAGCTGCGCAATCCTACGAAAAATAA
- a CDS encoding tautomerase family protein → MPLTRIVTLKGRSSKEKSHIIEVVLQTIVNKLHVPENDRFLIVEELDRENFRFDPNCLDIERSDGFLIVQISLNAGRSAEMKKEFYAALTEQLHQQCGIRTEDVFINLVEVTKENWSYGNGLAPFIM, encoded by the coding sequence ATGCCTTTAACGCGCATTGTCACATTGAAAGGTCGTTCTAGCAAGGAAAAATCCCACATTATAGAGGTCGTTCTTCAAACAATTGTGAACAAGCTGCACGTGCCCGAAAACGATCGTTTTCTCATTGTCGAAGAGCTCGACCGCGAAAACTTTCGTTTTGACCCGAATTGTCTAGATATTGAAAGAAGCGACGGATTTCTCATCGTTCAAATCTCTTTGAACGCTGGCAGATCAGCCGAAATGAAAAAAGAGTTCTATGCGGCATTAACTGAGCAGTTGCATCAACAGTGCGGCATCCGAACAGAAGACGTGTTCATCAATCTAGTTGAAGTCACGAAAGAAAACTGGTCTTACGGCAATGGATTAGCGCCATTCATCATGTAA
- a CDS encoding GNAT family N-acetyltransferase: protein MNRNEEITIVEYEPRYAGSIAVMWNTSNESWGGDNSLQTEESIVKEHHNSTFLHVFLAIAGDEVVGYCSFSHYKEDAGALYIPLLNVRPDYHGHKVGKRLILRALEETLKLGWPRLDLYTWPGNTKAVPAYKKSGFFWEKRDDTTHLMNLIPSVLQTGAVKEYFEEIDWYTDSIREIAISPDGRQEQGFDYFTYEWKKGSLQLRMEYERTGRGLRLIETADYLIKATIPIHHKLPFGDSYPIIYEAVNKSGKALTLEIKSVGNAAISFELHESRVVESQERIDGSFFVHPIQEDQNLFQTHPVVEAELLINGLPATFKIGIEPKFPAKLKLQAPAAPIYAGAPITLDLTVENEYETEAEFACELADDAVLSFSQPSVRIKVPARGRKTMTIAARLLTYGIWHHRLAIHKVVGAGELLVSQQEISLVFPGIHAAFGGETDQDWVIFNGQYSARLNKSSNMLSINEGALGVMNLHYPKFGLPYSGAFEKNPIPRVRCRQDDAMVLEAEYDLTAADLQLTVVVKLYSNGIFTRHHVVQRKASSNSDEPLFLKESFNFNLDDSVIPYEGQYVNLSKGPDASNSDYWEKNRFTENWIFANNEKSSRGITWPAALEITSEGWLYGLEHPLGVLPAGGIVKTEPIRIALGTWRNWRDFRAFAQNSGASQELRAAEQLETIVNQGNPFLQGEFEVRIVERKNTFLAGEIEITSALDSVDEVHYSVSGEQQLTETTISLTGKSSPEADLLSLRLDMETYEIGRGRLVFPLSNLPIVQQTKPADQGEVLTADNGVLQIKASSGFAPALFSLKHSGVEWLDSSFPHPGPKSWWNPWIGGISAEVSGMSAASFMEEPREAAFAAITDNLGNSWSGIRMSVTISRHAKLRGLVLHHYFLLLPGAPVLATVTRVEQNTGAPLHPLTLSSSTFYRASSDIKDSRGHVKNSNGEHITYKAGRVQYSAGSPSGIYQYSSRERKQRLTFMVHPELGSSELHMNTDVVASLAIEKLFLQDGQQQFSKPQFYIISDLLAPEEAYQDLLNIRFDQLT from the coding sequence ATGAATAGAAATGAAGAGATAACGATTGTCGAATATGAACCCCGATATGCGGGCTCCATTGCCGTGATGTGGAATACAAGCAATGAGAGCTGGGGAGGAGACAACTCGCTCCAGACGGAGGAAAGCATTGTTAAAGAACATCATAACAGTACATTTCTTCATGTGTTTTTGGCGATAGCCGGTGATGAAGTTGTTGGGTATTGCAGCTTCTCTCATTACAAGGAGGATGCAGGTGCCCTGTATATTCCTTTACTAAATGTCCGTCCTGATTATCACGGTCACAAAGTCGGCAAGCGACTAATTTTGCGTGCTTTAGAGGAAACCTTGAAGCTTGGCTGGCCTAGACTCGACCTCTATACGTGGCCAGGCAATACGAAAGCTGTTCCTGCGTATAAAAAGAGCGGATTTTTCTGGGAAAAAAGGGATGACACCACTCATCTAATGAATTTGATTCCATCCGTGTTGCAGACGGGGGCTGTGAAGGAATATTTTGAAGAAATCGACTGGTACACGGATAGCATACGCGAAATTGCGATAAGTCCCGATGGACGTCAGGAGCAAGGCTTTGATTATTTTACTTATGAGTGGAAAAAGGGCTCCTTGCAACTGAGGATGGAGTATGAGCGGACGGGACGCGGGTTACGACTAATTGAAACCGCTGACTACCTCATTAAGGCGACGATTCCAATTCATCATAAGCTGCCCTTCGGCGATAGCTATCCGATCATATATGAAGCCGTTAATAAAAGTGGTAAGGCGCTTACTTTGGAAATTAAGAGCGTTGGCAATGCTGCCATTAGCTTTGAGCTGCACGAATCCAGAGTGGTTGAGTCACAGGAACGAATAGATGGCAGCTTCTTTGTTCATCCCATCCAAGAGGATCAGAACCTATTTCAGACACATCCGGTTGTTGAAGCGGAGCTGCTCATTAATGGTTTGCCAGCTACCTTCAAAATAGGCATTGAGCCAAAATTTCCAGCGAAGCTAAAGCTTCAAGCACCAGCCGCTCCCATTTATGCAGGTGCTCCTATTACGCTTGATTTGACGGTAGAAAATGAGTACGAGACAGAAGCGGAGTTTGCTTGCGAGCTAGCCGATGATGCTGTTCTTTCCTTCAGCCAGCCTTCTGTCCGAATTAAGGTACCCGCCAGAGGCCGGAAGACCATGACCATTGCAGCCCGATTGCTGACCTATGGTATTTGGCATCATCGTCTCGCTATACACAAAGTGGTCGGTGCTGGTGAATTGCTCGTATCGCAGCAGGAGATCAGTCTTGTATTTCCGGGCATACATGCTGCTTTCGGAGGCGAAACCGATCAGGACTGGGTAATCTTTAATGGACAATACTCCGCCCGTTTAAATAAATCAAGCAATATGCTGTCCATTAATGAGGGAGCTCTCGGTGTAATGAATCTGCATTATCCCAAATTTGGCCTGCCTTATAGTGGAGCATTTGAAAAAAATCCCATCCCGCGTGTAAGATGTCGACAAGATGATGCTATGGTGCTTGAAGCCGAGTATGATTTGACCGCAGCTGACCTTCAGCTAACGGTTGTCGTTAAATTGTACAGCAATGGCATCTTTACTCGTCATCATGTTGTACAGCGCAAAGCCTCCTCGAACTCGGATGAGCCCTTATTTTTGAAGGAAAGCTTTAATTTCAATCTGGATGACAGCGTTATTCCCTATGAAGGTCAATATGTGAATTTAAGCAAAGGTCCTGACGCCAGTAACTCCGATTATTGGGAGAAAAACAGGTTCACGGAAAATTGGATTTTTGCTAATAACGAGAAGTCATCGCGGGGGATTACTTGGCCGGCAGCATTAGAAATCACATCAGAGGGCTGGCTTTACGGACTTGAGCATCCTCTAGGTGTCTTACCCGCTGGAGGTATTGTAAAGACTGAGCCTATCCGCATTGCGCTAGGAACGTGGAGAAATTGGCGCGATTTCCGTGCTTTTGCCCAGAACAGTGGAGCGTCACAGGAGCTAAGGGCTGCCGAGCAGTTGGAAACGATTGTGAATCAGGGGAATCCCTTTCTTCAGGGAGAGTTCGAGGTTCGAATTGTTGAACGGAAAAATACATTTTTGGCCGGAGAAATTGAAATCACCTCTGCACTAGACAGTGTGGATGAGGTTCATTACTCAGTATCCGGCGAGCAGCAGCTCACTGAAACGACAATATCGTTAACCGGAAAATCCAGTCCAGAGGCCGACCTTTTATCACTGCGTTTGGATATGGAAACCTATGAAATAGGACGAGGCCGCCTTGTTTTCCCGCTATCGAATCTTCCTATCGTTCAACAAACGAAGCCAGCAGATCAGGGGGAAGTATTGACGGCGGATAATGGGGTTCTGCAAATCAAGGCAAGCAGCGGCTTTGCACCAGCCTTATTCTCACTAAAGCATAGCGGCGTGGAATGGCTCGATTCCTCCTTTCCTCATCCCGGTCCCAAGTCTTGGTGGAATCCTTGGATTGGCGGCATTTCAGCGGAAGTATCCGGCATGTCCGCAGCGAGCTTCATGGAAGAGCCGCGTGAGGCCGCCTTTGCAGCGATTACAGATAATCTTGGAAATAGCTGGTCAGGCATCCGAATGAGTGTGACGATCAGCAGACATGCAAAACTCAGAGGACTTGTGCTCCATCACTATTTCTTATTGCTGCCAGGGGCTCCTGTGCTTGCAACTGTCACTCGGGTGGAGCAAAATACAGGTGCGCCTTTGCATCCGCTAACCTTGTCCAGCTCGACCTTCTACCGGGCCAGCAGCGATATCAAGGATAGCAGGGGGCATGTCAAAAATAGCAATGGTGAACATATTACCTATAAGGCTGGCAGGGTTCAATATAGTGCGGGCAGTCCAAGCGGAATCTACCAGTATAGCTCCCGCGAGCGAAAACAGAGGCTAACCTTTATGGTCCACCCAGAGCTTGGTTCAAGCGAGCTGCATATGAATACCGATGTAGTGGCATCCTTAGCAATAGAAAAACTATTTTTGCAAGACGGGCAGCAGCAATTTAGCAAACCGCAGTTCTATATCATATCTGATCTGCTTGCCCCAGAGGAAGCTTATCAGGATTTGCTCAACATTCGTTTTGACCAATTGACTTAA
- a CDS encoding SRPBCC domain-containing protein, giving the protein MSLTLNLDFQYTTTIEKAWSALTDPSKLAKWIMENDFKPVVGHRFQFRTQPSEWWDGIIIGEVLIVEEPNRLSYTWASGGEQHTVTWTLQDLGDGKVNLHLEQTGFSNTQGLEGARYGWSNWFGGFEQALEQ; this is encoded by the coding sequence ATGAGTTTAACATTAAATTTGGATTTTCAGTACACGACAACGATCGAGAAGGCTTGGTCGGCTTTAACTGATCCAAGCAAGCTTGCCAAGTGGATTATGGAAAATGATTTTAAGCCAGTCGTAGGACACCGTTTCCAGTTCCGCACGCAGCCGTCCGAATGGTGGGATGGTATTATTATCGGAGAAGTGCTGATTGTGGAAGAACCAAACCGCTTATCCTATACTTGGGCCAGCGGAGGGGAGCAGCACACGGTTACTTGGACGTTGCAGGATTTAGGGGACGGAAAGGTTAATCTACATCTAGAGCAAACCGGATTCTCCAATACTCAAGGACTTGAAGGCGCTAGGTATGGCTGGAGCAATTGGTTCGGCGGGTTTGAACAGGCGCTGGAGCAATAA